Genomic segment of Drosophila simulans strain w501 chromosome 2R, Prin_Dsim_3.1, whole genome shotgun sequence:
CAAAGATACAAGTACTAAAGAGCTGAAAGCTTTGAAAATACCTTGGCTCGGGTTGGCATGAGTGATCTATGGATGAGAACCCAAAGTGGACCAGTTTACAAAGAGACAACTTTCTGCATGTAACACAGTTTTATACAAGTATCTGATCGTCCAATCCCTAGCTAACATATATTGCATCCTCGTGCCGCAGATGGAAAAATGAAAGCCAGAAGCCTGGGGGATAGGGTAACCTCTAATGGTTCCCCAGCCAACATTTACAGCTTCCTCTCGCCTTCAGAATGGGTtcatcaacaacaactacaCTCGCCTTTCCACCCAGCTTGAGGTCCCTGTGCTGAAAGCAAGTTTCGCGTTTCATTCACAATATTGGCAGCTTTCAAAATGCTCAAACTGGCTCTAGCTCCGGCTCCATTTGCAGCCCCATCCGTCAGCGTTTCGATCAAAATCGTACGCAACGCTCAGGAAATTACAAAATGCCCCAACGAGCGTCCGATGGAGGGGGGCAGGGGGGCAGGCAGTTATGGGCCTGCTCAAGTGAGagtattcaaataaataaagttttacgACTATCGCGCATAGCTGGAGTGCCTGGCATAGATACCCATGCCGTGGGTATCTTGGCCATCGGTCTATTGGCCAACAAAACGAGCGAGGCAGGCAGGGTTAATTACGGCTTCATTTGCTGACACACGGCGGAAAGGTAAACAAGCCCTGGCCAGATGCGGAGCCAAGGATGCCCCTGGTTGGCAGATTTCTCCGATgcgataataataataattattattttattgccgAGACTCGGAGGCTGCGGTTCAACTGGTTTGGAAGGAAGTGATGGGCCCGAGCACGCCGAGATAGCCCGCTCCAGTGGGTGGCTCTTCGGCAGACACAGGCTggtttcatattttaattggttCTCAAATTTGCAGATATCGAACCGGCGAACCCGCAACCCTTCTGCACTTGTTTGGCCTTGTAAACGCGATGCCAATTAGCCGCACTCGAATGTCCTGGCTATCGCATCCCCAGCAGCCTTGTACTCTGACACCAATTAAAGCGGGACTTTCCGGCGTGCACTGATGGAGGCGGACTCGAGGGGGTGGATGGCGGGAGATCGGAAATCAACTGGCTTAAATTTTCCTTGGAGGTTTTTCCCCAACGACAACAATGGCGAGACAACAAACTTTTAACGCTTGGTTAACTCGCGGGTCTTTTTTCGACTCTTTTGTTGCTGGCAGCACTATCATGATCGGGCTGTGAAAATGCATAGGGAAACTGTGTGTAAGCGACAAATAATAGTCAGTTGACCATGATTTCATTTTCCGACTCCGAACTCAAAAAACAGAGGGACACACCACACCGAAgagcaatatttaaattgccagCCCCGAGCGAACAAAAACCTGCCCAGTGAAAGAATGCGCTTATATAAATTGCACAATTAGCCGCCACACTTTTTTGTTAGCGTTTTTCCCCCAGTTTTGTTTGTCATTATCTGGCCGATGgatctgaccacaaaatgaTTTCTGCCCGCCGAGGGGTCACCCGCCATCCCGTCTCCCCATTTAATTTCGCTCCGGAATCTGGTTAGCCGTGCGGAAAATGCCTTCCTTCGAGTGCATTTGATGGGGCGGCCATGGCTGCTTGGACACTGCTTATAATTGGGCCATCTAATTGAGCTTGATGGCCGGGCCGATGAAGTGCACCCCACCCACCGAGGAGTTTCCTTTCCCAAGATCGAATGGGACTCCCCCACTTTCAGTTATTCCACAGTTGGGTCTATTGTTAGGGCCCAGTTCGAAGTGTAGCTTGATTGAGAGTGTTTTTTGATTGGACTTTCAGAAGAATCgcattaatattaaacaagtTTCGGGGTTTCCCCCACCTGCAGCTGTACGGAAATCTACCAGACCTGGCCAGCAAGTTAGTCAGCTCCCAGTACTCCATGCCATCTCCAAGAATTAATGACCATACATAGTGCCAAATTATCTGCACTGACACTTGCTACAAGTAAAAAGCCGAAAACTAATTTAGACATGACTAACATTTTCCAGTGACTGTAGAAGTGACTGCGACTTGCAGAAAGTCGACTGACTAAGCGAGTCCGCTCGAAACAAATCTATACTGGATACAAACTATGTGAACACGCCCCTCTTTCCGCCCCTTGGGCAACCACTTCTACTGGAAActgcacttgttgttgttgctccatCCGTCGCCGTCGTCATGATCGCagttattgtttttgtatcTGCTTAAAATCTCACCTTGACAATTGCTGATCAAATGCTGCCGCCGATTTATTGTTGAACAATTTGTGTACgtcagctgccgctgccgctgctgctgctgctgctactgctgatTTTTTCATCATAATTTCGCGCTGCTGCCGCGCTGATGGATTACAAAAGCTGAACTGAGTCAGTGTTTCAGCGGCGAATTAGAATTACAAAATTTCAAGGCTTTGCAGGTGAATCAAAAAGCAAAGTTCTCAGTCGCATTGCATGCCAGTCAGTCAGAACAGCTTTGAACGTTGCTTTGGGGCGTTTTTCAGTGCTCAGTGTTCAGTgctcagttttcagttttctgttttcagttttttagcGATCAGCAGTCGCTGTTTTTTGCTTTCAATGGCTCGCACTCGCAGCGAACATGGGAACAGTTTCCGGATTTGACAACAGCACTTTGTTGCACAATGCGAGGCGATCGCGTCAAGAAGTCTGAATCCACGACCGATTGACAATCGCTTTGGGCCGGATGAGCGTCATCAGCCATCAGAGTGCATAGTACAATCCGTTCGGCTGATTCCCTGATCGGTCCCTGATCGTTAATCGATTCTCCGAACTGGAGTGGTCTCGAAATGGCAACCCAGGCATTTCTCTGCGGCCAGCTAAGCACTAATTGAGTTAGTAAAATGCTCGATTTGTCCTTGGCCGCGGCTAATTTGGCGGTTGGCATGCGGCTGCACTTGTCGCTCGACTTAGCCAGAATCCCAGCTCCGTTACCAAAGAGGCTCTGCTCCAGACTCGGCCGGCCTAACAACATAATTAATATGACTTTGAGCGAGTTCGGGTCGAAAGCTGGTGAAATGCTGCGACCGGCGATTGAGCAATCATGGCTATATAGAAATTAGATCAATATCTTCATTTATACACAGCCGTCTATAAAAATTGTTCCTCTCGTCGCTGCCGCGTTTCTCATTAGCAGCAGCCACCACGATCGCATCGCCGATGGCTTCGATTCAGTCCACGCCAAGTATCTAAGTCCCCAAGTCGCCAAGTATCCGAGTATCCAAGCGTCCAAGCGTCCAAGTATCCAAGTATCCGAGTGGCCAAGTCGGAGTTAATTGCTATTAGAGAGGCTATAGAACGGAGGGAGCATCTTATATAAACAGCTCTCTCGTCTGGCCTTGcttaattgcatatttattgtttattaagcAGGGGCTTGCCACCGCTGGCGCAGCTCATAACTGGCCAGGAGCTCGGTGCCTGGTCTGCGTCTTGTGCCTTCTGGTTTCGCTCATCTCATTCACTTTTTACGCACCGCACTGCctatatatgcataaattaatgaatCTAGCCGGGATCGCCGAGAGCTTCATTCATGGCACTGGCGACTCTATCGGCGTGCAACTCCTTCTCCGGCTCCATTGATAAAGATCAATGGCATAGCTGGGACAACGTGCGCGGCCCCCGAGGGAAAAGCGCACTGGCACCGGCACTGGCGGTGACCCAAAAATGGTCAGTCGACCGCATACTTTGCATCCCAATGTCCACTGGGCTCCACTGGGGCTCAGTGAACTTTGAAATGcggctggagcagcagcagtagctcCGATGAGCGTGGAATTAatagcaaattaatttgtctgCAATGCAGTGGGCTGCGGTAGCCGCCCCACGTGCGTGCCACCAACAAGCTGCCACAAGTTCACAAGTTGCCACGGGGTCAGAGTTGCGTTGCTGCCCCGCTGCACTGCGGCCACGTGTTTCAACTTTGAACGGGCATCgatttgctttcaatttgtcTGGGCCTGGACTGGACCGGATCGGCCGGTGTTAACTTGCGTTCATTTGCTGGCAGCGATCTTGCTCCATGGAGCCGGGTCCGAACTGCGTCCAGAGCTGGAGCAGGGGAGCGGATTCAAGGCGTTGTTGCGTTGTTGGCCTTGAAGCCTGGGAGCGCTTTTTGTTGAAACtctgttgctgccgctttcCTTTCTACTGTTTTCGGATTTCGTTTTTTCGGGAAGGCGTTGCCCAAAACAGCCCGCAAcggttttatttggaaatcaCTTTGGTTGCACGTCTTCGCAACGGCGAAGATTTCTGTTTGCTCTGCCCCATCCATCCATTGCAAGCGCTATAGCCGTCCCTTTCCGCGGCTCGCTCTCCTTGCTAACAAgaacgaaagacttaggcagcGAACTTGAACTGACTTTAGCATGCGGTGTTGGCTTTAATGAGCTGAAAGTTGAGGCTGCGACTGGGGATGGAGCATGGAGCATTGAGCACAGAGCACGGAGTGTGCGTGACACTTGACTCTAGGGCAGGCCCGCCACACGGGAAACACAAAAACCTTttcaaaagaaaactttttgtAGCGTTTTTTTCCCCATATTTTGCCACGACATGGCATTGTTGTATATGTTTCGAAGTCATTGCCTGCCTAGCGgcgattgctgttgctgttgctgccgctgccgctcgctgcattcaaaattataaacaaattttttgttgagctgttggtgctgttgtttctgctgttgctgttgctgccgcggAGCGTATAACAACAAACAATCGCATGCAATGTTCAAATTTTCCAAGCACAATGAAAAACGCCACCGACAATGCGGAGAgtttataataacaataataaaatgaaaatgctacGGCCGGCAAGTTGCGTAATCCGTCAACCATGGCAGTCAAAAGAGCATGCCTCGGGGCGGGGGACGCGGGGCTTGGGCCTTCTTGGCGGCAGAAGTTGAGGAAGAAATATGCTGATGTTTCTGTGGCCGCCAGTGGGAAGGGGCAGTATCTTCTGCTGCTCGCGAGGGTGGGCCCAGCTCCAACTGGCTGCGTTCAGCACACGCAacagttgctgttgtcgctgcggcagcaacaatcgCTTCAATCGCGCATTTGCAATCGCTTCGGCCAGTgagaaatatattaaatgcgttttgttggcttttactttttgtttttaactgTCCCGAGATAAAAATCAGCTCCGAACATGCGCTTACCAAAATAAAGAcacagcaacggcaacaaaatcaaaagtgcCACGCGGCCACTGCTTTTatgaatgactgactgaccgACCGTCGGCGAGTGAGTTATACTGGCCGAAAGCACTTGTTGCGCCAACAAACTTGTACAGCAGCttcggccaacaacaacaaccacagcaaACACGCTACTTGCCGTCGCCGGCTGTTGACGAACAACTTCAGCGACAAgatcataaatcaaaattttatttcgcGCAGCTCAGATTTTTACCTGTCCCTGTCCCGCTCCCTCTCCCTCACCCTCTCTCTCTCCTACTCTATCgcctatttaaatttttatggtttctgtgctttttttacgattttccccttgtgcataaattaaaaattgccgCGCAAGCGGGTTGCACGCGTTTTGCTGGCGATTGCAGCGCGATTAAAACCGTTTGGTCAGCTGGCGCGTGCTGCGCGACTCAAAGGAAAGTTGTTGCTCATAAAAGTGGACAGCCAGGCAGGTTGTagccgaaaataaaacgaaagtGATCCGGATGATCTTGAGCTGCGACTGCTACTcacagggcgtatgcgcaatggcCCGTTTGGGCCATTTGGTTATCAATTTGCGAGCTAATCGCAAGTTTAGCCACCTTTGGATTTGGCGCCTGCGAATACCGATCGGAAATCGATAATCCCAAACAAGCGCGTAATCGTATGCGGCTATTAATCAACGGCTAAGACAATGCCTCCGGTCCTGGCCGTAACTCAAAGCCACCGCTGAAAGAAGCCGCCAAAAGGGGtttttcatgttaaccgctttggccagcaaattgaaatttctcgCACCAAAAATGTGCTGCAAAAATGCTAAAATCTTGTTGCACggaatttatgaatgaaaaccaaagcggcagcaacatcagcgaaCATAACAAGCAACAAGCTGAGAACAATGAGGGGAAAACTCGGTTTGGTAGCCATAAATTTGTGGCAACAAAACTGAGACCATTTCATGCCTcgccatttgttgttgctgccgctgttgctgcagatcgttgttgttgcagcagTTGCCCCTGGTGGCGGGGAAAGCCATAAACATTTTAGTTGCTTTTTAGACAGACATCGTTGGCGGGTCGAGGAGGAAATGTATTTGCAACAACCAGCTGCCAAAGGAAGAAGCTGAGATACCCTATCAGATCGGAGGTGGATATAATTAGACTTGGGCTACCTAAATACTAAGGATCGAATAATGTAACGTATTTGTATTATCTCACAACAAGATTACACAATAGGATTTGAAAGAGATCTCCTCAAGCTGAAAATTCAAAAACGATTGGGGTTAGAGGACACAGGTCCCAGGGTGCTAAGCTCCATAACCACCTCGCAGTGCCCACCTGCCACTGGAGAGCATCGGACTCTATTCCATGGAACGTTTTTGGGGCGGTGTCGGTGTCATTAAGCCAAGGCCTCTGTGTCCGAGCCGTCTCTCTATTTACTTAGCACATCTCCCAGCCAGCTTTGCTAATAAAGCCGTAAGTTTTTGGGTGTGGGCTCGAGGGAAGGGCGGCTCCTCCGGTTTATGACTTGGCAAGGGGCGGTCGGCTCGTTGCGGCGTGATTTATCAGGGAAAATACGTACGAAAAACGGCAATGACGTGAAGTGTTTCCGCGGAAAGCGGAAAACCGTACAGCCAGGGATCCCACACAAATCAATAGACGGATCGGTTGGCGTTACCACGGATTGGCTTATCTTTTCCCACGTTTTAAATGCTCAACTGTCAAATGAATTAGAGCCTGGCCGGGGCCTGGGACACATTTGGCAATGCCCCACGGAACCAGTTACCACTTGCCGGGGCACACAGGTGTCCCCGTCTCCGTCTCTGTCTTTGTGACTGGCTTTTGTCGCTCGAACGGCAAGTGCTCGCAATTAGAAAGCCCGCTCCAAGTGGCGTTTACTCCGCGCTCCTCCCTGGTGGCTTCAGATCTCCTTagagctccatctccatctggAGCCCCGTCATCACCAGCCACTTGGCTGTGAAGATCTAGCAGCGGCTGCAGGAGAAGCGCGTTGCCGTCGTCATAAAACCCATCTGTAATCTGCCCCTGCCTCCGCCTCGGAACCCCAGGCCCCAGAGCCCATGCCATCCCAGACCAAGGCGCAGACTCAGACTCTTGGCTAGCCATCAATTCTGCGTTTGACTGCATGAATTATATGCCAAGTGACATATTGCGGAAGTGATCAAGCAAGTGTTGCTGCCGCATGCTGGCCATCTGACTATCTGAATCGAAGTGGGTTAAAAGGATAATGCCGAGCAGGCAGCTTCGATCCGTTGTGGTTGCTGTGGAGTTGACACAGTGACATGCTAATTTCTTGCCGTTTTTGCCATATTTGTCCATGCGAAAGTGGTACAAATTCGGGGCGGGGGCAAGAGAGAACGCGAACGGCATAAGGCTGATTGACATTTGACAGTCTGTCCGTCCGATGGATTCGAAAGACACTTTTACTATCATGCAAACTTTTTTCCCTCGTCTTCGCAAAGGGGAACTTGTTGAGTTGATATTTCGCTTATCTTGTTTGAgcatttatttcgttttttatataaatatacacactCGCTGGATCGTGGCTCTAAAGCTGACAATTGAGAGGCTGCTGACCATTAGTTTTGACACCTGCTCAGCTCTGTGAATGCCAAGTGACATAGAAAAGTGTTTGattaaatgtttcaaaaagTGTCTACTTTTTAGAGACCTCGACAGTTTTTTACTATTGCCGCAGATTTTTCGCTTGGCCTGCCTTGCGTAACATCTAAACAAATGTGTATGCTCGAAAAATAATGTTTCCTAGGGCAGTTCCTTCCTTTGCTTGGAACAACCCAGATGTGAAAAGATGAATTTTCAGTAGCCGAAAGTATCTCCAACTGAGGTGATCTGTGCGGCCTGACATAACGATTCGCGCTTGATTGAACactaaaatgaaatggaaatccaATCGTGGATTTCGGCTACCGCAGTTCGGGGCTGCCAATGTCAATGATCCGACAATGGAGCGAATAGCCCAGGCCGAACGGACAGTCAATTCTGGTAGCTATCGGCTAATTGAAATCGATGGGTGGAATGCACATAAAAGCCGAGTCTCCTCCGACTGTTTTATGAGCAAAAACGAATAACCGAAAGCCCAAAGTCAGTGAAATTCGCCAAACACAAAAAGCGAGCTCCAGCGGCGCTACAAAAATTCAGCCAACCGCGAAGAACGACCTTGAGCAAGTCTGGCCGGGCAAGTTTATATAGCTAGTGCTGGTACAGTATCTATAATGCCGAGTACATGTACATGTGCATAATGTTAGCTCAACGTGGACGCCATGGCAGAATCAATGTACAAGATTGCAGGCGCAGATACTCGTACTCGCAGATACTCGCACTCATAAGCAGCATTAGATACGCGCTGTTACTGCTTGTATCTATATTTAAAAGGGGCCTGAGTCAGACTCAGATTCGAACTCGGACTCGGCCGGGGATTCAGCGAAGCTTCAGCTGCGGGGCTTTCAAAAGTGAAGTGCTCCGCCAGCTCACAACTCACAACTCTCTGCTCACAACTCACAGCTCAGCGCACAATTAGTTCTaccagcagctggagctcAAGCTCCAAATGAAAACTGAAAGTATCCGCGAGATACTTTTCGGCTGCCGTCGCCTCAAGTGCTTCAAAGATACGGGTTTCGCAACTGATGAAACACATCTCGAGCTGCAGCGCGATTAAGACGCGAATATGTGTCGCACGCTGCCAAAATCCATAGTTTATAGAGCCATTTTCCTGCCAGCCGCTTTTCACAAGCGTTCACTCTTAATTTCAACTGAAAAGCTGTTTGAAAAGCTGCCAACGCTCCACAGTATATGTATCTCTAGCTGTAAATGAATCTGTTAGCGGGGTTCTGCCCCGATTAAGGATGCCGTCGGGTCGCATTAGTCGATAATCAATTGCTTTATGGCCGATTCCCACGCTAATCGAGTTCAACGTTTGCTTGCAGGTGAAAATCTGGTTCCAGAACAGACGCTCCAAGTACAAAAAGATGATGAAGGCGGCCCAGGGCCCGGGCACCAACAGCGGCATGCCTCTGGGCGGGGGAGGACCCAATCCCGGCCAGCACAGCCCCAATCAAATGCACAGTGGTGAGTTAGCAAACGGGAGATTCCTCTGGGCGGCATTAGGAACTAATGCAACTCTTGCTCTTGTCCATTCCACAGGCGGTAATAACGGCGGTGGCTCGAACAGCGGCTCACCCTCACATTATCTACCTCCCGGACACAGTCCAACGCCATCGAGTACACCCGTGTCCGAGCTTTCACCTGGTGAGTTTGCCTGCGCGGAGGCCCAGCGTCAAGAAACCACTTCATCAGCTGCCTTTGTGCCCACAGAATTCCCACCAACGGGCCTCAGTCCGCCGACGCAAGCGCCGTGGGACCAGAAACCGCACTGGATCGACCACAAGCCGCCGCCCCAAATGACGCCACAACCACCTCATCCAGCGGCAACGCTACATCCGCAGACGCACCACCACAACCCGCCGCCCCAGATGGGTGGCTATGTGCCCCAGTACTGGTACCAGCCCGAGACGAATCCATCACTAGTGACGTGAGTTTCCAGCCCGATATACCCAGTTGGCTGTAAACGATGAATCAGACCAGACCGTTTACCACCAGCTCCAGCCCTCATTCCCCTTTCGAAGTCTCCTAACCCCGCTAACCCCATTTCCCTTGATCCGTTTCGCACACAGTGTTTGGCCGGCGGTCTAACAGCATCCGAACCAGCTGCCCTCGGCTGCCTGGACGCAGCACCAGCTGAgcctggagcagcagcaccagtcCCTGCACCAGCACTCCTGCCAGGAGCTGGGGCACCaactgcagctggagcagctcgagcagcagcaccaggcCCAGGCGGAGGCCCAGCACCTCCTCCAGCGGCAGGACCTCGCTGGCAGGGCCTTCGGGGGCGGGGCAGTGCAGCACACGATATCTTAgccaataaacaataaacaaccATGATAGCAACCTGTAAAATATCTATGAAATGTCGAGAAAGAAGCGAGCGAGAGCACTGGCAAGTTAAGCGTCAAGTTTTGTACATTTGAAAcgtaatataaatatgtttaccAACGTGAATAAAGTCGTTCTAAAATGTAGTCTAGCtaagaagaaaacaaaaacacacacacacaaacaacacaaaaagaaaagaaaaaatacttaaagcAGAGAACATTCCTCAATCACAGAAGCAAGGAGAGAGTATGAAACGTGTcctttaattttgtttaatttagcaAATTAACTATGTATAAACCTATCTATATGAACGTAACTATATGTagtgagcaacaacaaagtatAAATCGTAAAGAGTACATcgtaaataaatgaaatcaaacaaatggaaatcagcTGTTGATCTTAGAGTTTCTTTCGAGTGATTTGTTCTTGAGTAGAAGAGtcgaaaaaaggcaaaagaacGAGCAACAGAAATCAGTAAAATCAGATCTCaaatgcaaaaggaaaagTCCTCCTAATCCATAAATGCcccttaatttttttgtattttaatttacctGCACCCAGAAGAGGAGCCCGGTTTCGTTCTTTATTGTGCAATATAATCTTATTTACCAACCTGTTGGGCGTTAACTAATTGCTTCAAGTGTACATTTTGTATAGGCCGCATGCAGAATCAAATGTGTGCATCAAATGTCAAGGGATCCCATTTAAACAATCGAATCAAGGCgaattcagattcagattcagattcagactCGAAATTCGACTCGCTGCTGAGCTTGCTGTAGCTGCAATTATGGATTAACATAATCTAGTTTAAGTGGTAATTAGTGCGTGTGTTTCACCCTAGTTTAATTTAACCACAGCAAGAGCTAAAGGAAATAATTGATAGTTTACCGACTAAAGTGCGAGTGAGTGCGTGGTTGAATTTATGAATCGATGAATATATTCGAGTGGATGAGTGAGTGTCTGTCTGAGTGCGCGATtgcaatgtaaacaaaacaataaagtaaACACATGGCAAATTCgaacgaaatcaaattaatgagAAATGCATAAACAAACCTTATGTGctagcatttaattaattagttgtAATCTAGAAAATGGCAACACAAATCACAGAAGAGCCTAGCGACTCCCCTCcccatttaaattttagcaactaatgtaatttttaaatcaaatcaaacagcagaaaaaagcgcaaagccccaataaaaataaagaaaatttaaatataaaacaaccGCACTTTGTTCGAGTTGAGGGCCACTTCCAGGGACATTGGCTGTCCTTTCAGGATTGGAATGAAGGGGGGTGCGGCTGCAGGATGCGGGACAGGACGACGGCGGCACATTAATGCATTACACTTGAAAAAGTTAAGTGGCAACTGTGTCTCTGTGTGCGCCGGtgagtgtatctgtgtgtctgcGTGGAGGGCGGAAGGAAGCTGGAAAATCTGTTCCATTAATCATGAAAGAACGCAACAGGATATGCTTGAAACGGGCGGGCTTTTACGGGCTGGATGAATGGTTCCATTATGTCCTCGAAGCGACATCGTTCCGAGGGATGCAGATCCGTTCGCTATATGCCTCCGAAGTGAGGAAAACACGGATTTACACGCCTCCCTTTCAACTGTCCAAGTGTTTCATTTGCTGCCAATTAATTAGCCGACGAAACGAGACTCCTGCCGAACATAAGAACTGTCGGCGCGGGTTCCAGAGTTCCTGAGTTCCAGCATATCCCAGGCCATGTCAATCACCGCTGGATTTCGGATTCAAAACTGAGGATTCACTCAGACCTCGCAGGGAACGATGGGCCCAGGAACTGGGCTCCGCGCTTGCCTGGCCTGCCTGGGCCTCATTAAATCAACACCTTTTCGACCCGGCCAACAAAAGACAATGGCCGGCCAAAGGAATGCCAGCTCGCGGAGAATTTTGCATTTGTGAGCGCTTTTTgcgatttcaatttaaaactgCAGCCGGAATTCGCGGGTCCGCGTGCTCAGTGGG
This window contains:
- the LOC6736140 gene encoding homeotic protein distal-less isoform X1 translates to MDAPDAPHTPKYMDGGNTAASVTPGINIPGKSAFVELQQHAAAGYGGIRSTYQHFGPQGGQDSGFPSPRSALGYPFPPMHQNSYSGYHLGSYAPPCASPPKDDFSISDKCEDSGLRVNGKGKKMRKPRTIYSSLQLQQLNRRFQRTQYLALPERAELAASLGLTQTQVKIWFQNRRSKYKKMMKAAQGPGTNSGMPLGGGGPNPGQHSPNQMHSGELANGRFLWAALGTNATLALVHSTGGNNGGGSNSGSPSHYLPPGHSPTPSSTPVSELSPEFPPTGLSPPTQAPWDQKPHWIDHKPPPQMTPQPPHPAATLHPQTHHHNPPPQMGGYVPQYWYQPETNPSLVT